A single genomic interval of Labrus mixtus chromosome 6, fLabMix1.1, whole genome shotgun sequence harbors:
- the six2a gene encoding homeobox protein SIX2a translates to MSMLPTFGFTQEQVACVCEVLQQGGNIERLGRFLWSLPACEHLHKNESVLKAKAVVAFHRGNFRELYKILESHQFSPHNHPKLQQLWLKAHYIEAEKLRGRPLGAVGKYRVRRKFPLPRSIWDGEETSYCFKEKSRSVLREWYTHNPYPSPREKRELAEATGLTTTQVSNWFKNRRQRDRAAEAKERENNENSNTNSHNPLTSSMNGSKSLLGSSDDDKTPSGTPDHTSHSPAMLLGPNTGLPSLHGLAPPPGPSAIPVPGGADSMHHHHSLHHDSILNPMSSNLVDLGS, encoded by the exons ATGTCCATGCTTCCGACGTTTGGTTTTACGCAGGAACAAGTGGCATGTGTCTGCGAAGTCCTCCAACAAGGAGGGAACATCGAGCGGCTGGGTCGCTTCCTCTGGTCGCTACCGGCGTGCGAACACCTCCACAAAAATGAAAGCGTCCTTAAAGCAAAAGCCGTCGTTGCCTTTCATCGGGGGAACTTCCGAGAGCTCTACAAGATCCTGGAGAGCCACCAGTTCTCTCCACACAACCATCcgaagctgcagcagctgtggctgAAAGCGCACTACATCGAGGCGGAGAAGCTGAGAGGCCGTCCGCTCGGCGCCGTGGGGAAGTACCGCGTCCGGAGAAAGTTTCCCCTGCCCCGCTCCATCTGGGACGGAGAGGAGACGAGCTACTGCTTCAAAGAGAAGAGCAGGAGCGTCCTTCGGGAGTGGTACACCCACAATCCTTACCCGTCCCCTCGGGAGAAACGAGAGCTGGCCGAGGCCACGGGACTTACCACCACCCAGGTCAGCAACTGGTTCAAAAACCGACGGCAGCGAGACCGAGCAGCGGAGGCGAAGGAAAG AGAAAACAACGAGAACTCCAACACTAATAGTCATAACCCATTGACCTCGTCCATGAATGGAAGTAAATCGCTTTTGGGGAGTTCTGACGACGACAAAACTCCCTCGGGGACACCGGATCACACGTCACATAGCCCGGCCATGCTCCTCGGCCCCAACACCGGTTTACCCTCCCTGCACGGCCTCGCGCCCCCGCCGGGACCCAGCGCCATCCCGGTACCGGGCGGTGCAGACTCGATGCACCATCACCACTCTTTGCACCATGACTCCATACTGAACCCTATGTCTTCTAATCTAGTGGACCTTGGCTCTTAA